The proteins below come from a single Capricornis sumatraensis isolate serow.1 chromosome 14, serow.2, whole genome shotgun sequence genomic window:
- the TRMT1L gene encoding TRMT1-like protein isoform X1 — MENMAEEELLPQEKVEVVQVPVPTPTLDSARVPAPAPDSAPVSASTPAPASAPTPASAPVPAPALAQAPALSPSLASAPDEAESKRHISIQRQLADLEKLAFVTEGDCDSANSLNSDNLDAGNKQACPLCPKEKFRACNSHKLHRHLQNLHWKVSVEFEGYRMCICHLPCRPVKPNIIGEQISSKMGAHYHCIICSATITRRTDMLGHVRRHVNKGETKSRYIAASAAKPPKEILKEADTDVQVCPNYSVPQKTDSYFNPKMKLNRQLIFCTLAALAKERKPLECLDAFGATGIMGLQWAKHLGNAVKVTINDLNENSVTLIQENCHLNKLKVVVDSKEKEEREDILEEGEENLGNIKVTKMDANVLMHLRSFDFIHLDPFGTSVNYLDSAFRNIRNLGIVSVTSTDISSLYAKAQHVARRHYGCNIVRTEYYKELAARIVVAAVARAAARCNKGIEVLFAVALEHFVLVVVRVLRGPTSADETAKKIQYLIHCQWCEERIFQKDGNMVEENPYRQLPCNCHGSMPGKTAIELGPLWSSSLFNTGFLKRMLSESLHHGLDDIQTLIKTLIFESECTPQSQFSVHAPSNLNKQEECGVFIKTTDDTTTDSHSAQGKRKSNEITANLVKRQKTDVNTEHPPFYYNIHRHSIKGMNMPKLKKFLCYLSQAGFRVSRTHFDPMGVRTDAPLMQFKSILLKYSTPTYTGGQSEGHVQPASEDTVADRVEMSVNDKAEAGGCRRW, encoded by the exons ATGGAGAACATGGCGGAGGAGGAGCTGCTGCCCCAGGAGAAGGTGGAGGTGGTCCAGGTCCCGGTCCCGACCCCGACCCTGGACTCGGCTCGGGTCCCAGCGCCGGCCCCGGATTCGGCTCCGGTCTCGGCCTCGACCCCGGCCCCGGCCTCGGCTCCGACTCCGGCCTCGGCTCCagtcccagcccctgccctggcccaggCTCCGGCCCTGTCCCCGTCCCTAGCCTCTGCCCCTGATGAGGCTGAAAGCA AGAGACACATCTCAATTCAAAGGCAGCTTGCTGATTTAGAAAAGTTAGCTTTCGTAACTGAAGGGGATTGTGACTCTGCCAATTCACTGAACTCAGATAATCTTGATGCAG GAAACAAACAGGCTTGTCCATTGTGCCCCAAGGAGAAATTCAGAGCTTGTAATAGTCATAAGCTTCATCGTCACCTTCAGAATTTACACTGGAAAGTCTCCGTTGAATTTGAAG GTTACCGGATGTGCATCTGTCACTTACCTTGTCGACCGGTGAAACCAAACATTATTGGAGAACAG ATATCCAGTAAAATGGGCGCCCATTATCATTGTATCATTTGTTCAGCAACAATCACCAGAAGGACAGATATGCTAGGACATGTCAGGCGCCATGTGAACAAAGGAGAGACTAAATCCAGGTATATTGCTG cTTCTGCTGCTAAACCACCtaaagaaattctgaaagaggcagacacagatgTACAAGTTTGTCCTAACTATTCTGTACCTCAGAAAACAGATTCTTATTTTAATCCCAAAATGAAACTGAATCg GCAGCTGATATTCTGTACACTGGCTGCTCTGGCTAAGGAGCGAAAACCTTTGGAATGTCTAGATGCCTTTGGAGCAACTG GGATAATGGGATTACAATGGGCAAAACATCTTGGAAATGCAGTCAAGGTTACAATTaatgatttgaatgaaaactctGTGACGTTGATTCAGGAGAACTGCCATTTAAACAAATTGAAAGTGGTTGTGGACagtaaggaaaaggaagaaagggaagacattctggaagaaggagaggaaaacCTTGGTAATATTAAGGTGACCAAAATGGATGCCAATGTACTAATGCATTTGagatcttttgatttcat ACACCTAGATCCTTTTGGAACATCTGTGAACTATCTTGATTCGGCATTCAGAAATATAAGAAACCTTGGCATAGTGTCAGTGACTTCTACAGATATCAGTTCTTTATATGCCAAGGCACAACACGTTGCCCGGCGTCACTACGGCTGTAATATTGTCCGAACTGAATATTACAAGGAGCTAGCTGCAAGAATTGTTGTAGCTGCAGTGGCAAG agcTGCAGCCCGATGTAACAAAGGCATAGAAGTACTGTTTGCAGTGGCTCTGGAACATTTTGTGTTGGTTGTTGTGAGAGTTTTGAGGGGGCCAACTTCTGCAGATGAAACAGCCAAGAAGATTCAGTACCTAATCCATTGTCAGTGGTGTGAAGAGAGAATTTTTCAGAAGGATGGTAATATGGTAGAAG AAAACCCATATAGACAGCTACCCTGTAATTGTCATGGAAGCATGCCTGGAAAGACAGCAATAGAACTTGGACCTCTATG GTCAAGTTCCCTTTTCAATACTGGATTCCTCAAAAGAATGCTGTCTGAATCTCTGCACCATGGCTTAGATGACATTCAGACCCTAATAAAGACACTCATCTTTGAGTCAGAGTGTACTCCTCAAAGTCAGTTTTCAGTTCATGCACCTTCAAATCTCAACAAGCAAG AAGAATGCGGTGTATTTATTAAAACTACAGATGATACCACAACGGACAGTCACAGCGCACaag gaaagagaaaaagtaacGAAATAACTGCAAATTTAGTCAAGAGGCAAAAGACTGATGTCAATACTGAACATCCTCCCTTTTATTACAACATCCACAGACACAGCATTAAAGGAATGAATATGCCAAA GTTAAAAAAGTTTTTGTGCTATCTTTCTCAAGCAGGCTTTCGAGTAAGCCGAACTCACTTTGATCCAATGGGAGTTCGTACAGATGCACCTCTAATGCAGTTTAAATCCATCCTTTTGAAGTACAGCACCCCTACTTACACTGGAGGACAGTCAGAGGGCCATGTCCAACCAGCATCTGAAGATACAGTAGCTGACAGGGTTGAAATGTCAGTGAATGACAAAGCAGAAGCAGGTGGTTGCAGAAGATGGTAA
- the TRMT1L gene encoding TRMT1-like protein isoform X2, whose amino-acid sequence MCICHLPCRPVKPNIIGEQISSKMGAHYHCIICSATITRRTDMLGHVRRHVNKGETKSRYIAASAAKPPKEILKEADTDVQVCPNYSVPQKTDSYFNPKMKLNRQLIFCTLAALAKERKPLECLDAFGATGIMGLQWAKHLGNAVKVTINDLNENSVTLIQENCHLNKLKVVVDSKEKEEREDILEEGEENLGNIKVTKMDANVLMHLRSFDFIHLDPFGTSVNYLDSAFRNIRNLGIVSVTSTDISSLYAKAQHVARRHYGCNIVRTEYYKELAARIVVAAVARAAARCNKGIEVLFAVALEHFVLVVVRVLRGPTSADETAKKIQYLIHCQWCEERIFQKDGNMVEENPYRQLPCNCHGSMPGKTAIELGPLWSSSLFNTGFLKRMLSESLHHGLDDIQTLIKTLIFESECTPQSQFSVHAPSNLNKQEECGVFIKTTDDTTTDSHSAQGKRKSNEITANLVKRQKTDVNTEHPPFYYNIHRHSIKGMNMPKLKKFLCYLSQAGFRVSRTHFDPMGVRTDAPLMQFKSILLKYSTPTYTGGQSEGHVQPASEDTVADRVEMSVNDKAEAGGCRRW is encoded by the exons ATGTGCATCTGTCACTTACCTTGTCGACCGGTGAAACCAAACATTATTGGAGAACAG ATATCCAGTAAAATGGGCGCCCATTATCATTGTATCATTTGTTCAGCAACAATCACCAGAAGGACAGATATGCTAGGACATGTCAGGCGCCATGTGAACAAAGGAGAGACTAAATCCAGGTATATTGCTG cTTCTGCTGCTAAACCACCtaaagaaattctgaaagaggcagacacagatgTACAAGTTTGTCCTAACTATTCTGTACCTCAGAAAACAGATTCTTATTTTAATCCCAAAATGAAACTGAATCg GCAGCTGATATTCTGTACACTGGCTGCTCTGGCTAAGGAGCGAAAACCTTTGGAATGTCTAGATGCCTTTGGAGCAACTG GGATAATGGGATTACAATGGGCAAAACATCTTGGAAATGCAGTCAAGGTTACAATTaatgatttgaatgaaaactctGTGACGTTGATTCAGGAGAACTGCCATTTAAACAAATTGAAAGTGGTTGTGGACagtaaggaaaaggaagaaagggaagacattctggaagaaggagaggaaaacCTTGGTAATATTAAGGTGACCAAAATGGATGCCAATGTACTAATGCATTTGagatcttttgatttcat ACACCTAGATCCTTTTGGAACATCTGTGAACTATCTTGATTCGGCATTCAGAAATATAAGAAACCTTGGCATAGTGTCAGTGACTTCTACAGATATCAGTTCTTTATATGCCAAGGCACAACACGTTGCCCGGCGTCACTACGGCTGTAATATTGTCCGAACTGAATATTACAAGGAGCTAGCTGCAAGAATTGTTGTAGCTGCAGTGGCAAG agcTGCAGCCCGATGTAACAAAGGCATAGAAGTACTGTTTGCAGTGGCTCTGGAACATTTTGTGTTGGTTGTTGTGAGAGTTTTGAGGGGGCCAACTTCTGCAGATGAAACAGCCAAGAAGATTCAGTACCTAATCCATTGTCAGTGGTGTGAAGAGAGAATTTTTCAGAAGGATGGTAATATGGTAGAAG AAAACCCATATAGACAGCTACCCTGTAATTGTCATGGAAGCATGCCTGGAAAGACAGCAATAGAACTTGGACCTCTATG GTCAAGTTCCCTTTTCAATACTGGATTCCTCAAAAGAATGCTGTCTGAATCTCTGCACCATGGCTTAGATGACATTCAGACCCTAATAAAGACACTCATCTTTGAGTCAGAGTGTACTCCTCAAAGTCAGTTTTCAGTTCATGCACCTTCAAATCTCAACAAGCAAG AAGAATGCGGTGTATTTATTAAAACTACAGATGATACCACAACGGACAGTCACAGCGCACaag gaaagagaaaaagtaacGAAATAACTGCAAATTTAGTCAAGAGGCAAAAGACTGATGTCAATACTGAACATCCTCCCTTTTATTACAACATCCACAGACACAGCATTAAAGGAATGAATATGCCAAA GTTAAAAAAGTTTTTGTGCTATCTTTCTCAAGCAGGCTTTCGAGTAAGCCGAACTCACTTTGATCCAATGGGAGTTCGTACAGATGCACCTCTAATGCAGTTTAAATCCATCCTTTTGAAGTACAGCACCCCTACTTACACTGGAGGACAGTCAGAGGGCCATGTCCAACCAGCATCTGAAGATACAGTAGCTGACAGGGTTGAAATGTCAGTGAATGACAAAGCAGAAGCAGGTGGTTGCAGAAGATGGTAA